Below is a genomic region from Thermus oshimai DSM 12092.
ACGACCAGTGCGGGAACTACCGGGTGGACAACCGGGCCCACCTCCAGACCACGGACACCGGCGCCGAGGCCCACGCCGAGGCCAGCGTGACGGTGCGGGTCCCCTGCCAGGGCTGCACCCTGACCCAGGGCTACTGGAAGACCCACTCCCGGGAGGGCCCGGCGCCCTACGACGCCGCGTGGCAGAACCTGGGCTCCCAGGAGGAGGACACCCCCTTCTTCACCCTGGGCCAGACCTGGTACGCCGTCTTCTGGACCGCGCCCCGGGGGAACGCCTACTACATCCTGGCCCACCAGTACATGGCCGCCAAGCTGAACGTTCTGGACGGGGCTTCTGCGCCAGCTGAGGTCATGAACGCCCTGAGCGGGGCCGAGATCCTCTTCGGTGGCCTCCCCGCGGGGAGCACCGCCTTGACCTCCACCCAAAGGAGCCAGGCCCTGGCCTGGGCCAGCCTCCTGGACAGCTACAACAACGGCCTCGTCGGCCCCGGGCACTGCTCGGAATAGGGGGTGGGAGGTGAGGCACCTTCTCCTCTTGGTCTTGGCGGGCGTGCTTTCGGCCTGCGGCGCGGCCATCCGCACCAGCGGGGCTCTCCGCATCCTCTCCGTGGCCCCGGACGTGGTGGCGGGCTGCACCGTGCGGGCGGGGGACTGGATGGCCCTTAAGGGGAACGCCTTCGGGACCCAGGCGGAGTGGGACGCGGGGGTGAACTACGTCCTCTTTCCCCCTGGGGTGAAGGCCGAGCCCGTGGAGCTCACCCAAAGCGAAAACCCGGCCACCCTCTTCTTCCGGGTGCCCCTCGAGGCGGAAAGCGGCGAGATCCGGGTCCACGTGGAAGGGGTGGGGGAGGCCTGGATCCCCGTGCGGGTGGAGCCTGCCCTCTCGGTGCAGATGGCCGTGCCCGGGTGCGAGGCCCCCACGCCGCCTTCCGAGCCCCAATAGGCCTTTGGGAAGACCCCCGCCGGGCTTTCCCGGCGGGGGTTTACTTGAGGTGGTCCAGGAACTCCTCCCGGGTTTTGGCGCTTTCCCGGAACACCCCCAGCATGGCGCTGGTGACGGTGCGGGAGTGCTGCTTCTCCACCCCCCGCATCATCATGCAGAGGTGCACCCCCTCCACCACCACCCCCACCCCCTGGGGCTCCAGGACCTCCTGGATGGCCTCCGCGATCTGCACCGCCAGGCGCTCTTGCACCTGGAGGCGGCGGGCGAACATGTCCACGATGCGGGCGAACTTGGAAAGCCCCAGGATCTTCCGGTTGGGGATGTAGCCGATGTGCACCTGGCCGAAGAAGGGGAGCATGTGGTGCTCGCAGAGGGAGTAGAACTCAATCCCCTTGACCACCACCATCTCGCTCCCCTCCGCCTGGAAAATGGCGCCGTTGACGATCTCCTCCAGGCTCTGCCGGTAGCCCCGGGTGAGGAAGGCCCAGGCCTTGGCCACCCGCTCCGGGGTTTTCTTAAGGCCTTCCCGCTCCGGGTCCTCGCCGATGAGCCTGAGCCACTCCTCGGAAAGGGCCTGCAGGCGCTCCAGGTCCACTTCCGTGACGAAGCTCAGGCCGGTTTCTTCAATCTCCACCATTCTGCGTTCCATACTGCCCTATCCCGTCCCTTCCCTGTGTAGCGGGGGGCTCACTCGGGGGTGAGGAGGCCCTCTTCCAGAAGGCCCTTGGCCTCCTCCTCGGCCAAGGGGAAGCCCTGGGCCGCCCGCTTTAGGGTCTCCAGGAGCCCCTTTTGCCGCTTCAGGCGGAGGTGGAGCTCGCTGAAGGGGTTCAGGGCGTCCTGCCCCCTTAGGGTGAGGCGGTAGCGCCGGGGGGCCTCCACGGGGAAAAGCCCCCGGGCGTAGCGCTCCGCCAGGGCCCGGTAGCGGGGGGCGTTTTCCGGGGGCGGGACGGCCTTTACCACCCGGGCCGGGACCCCCAAGGCCAGCTGCCCCTCGGGGACCTCCATCCCCGGGGGCACCACCGCCCCCGCCCCCACCACCGCGTTCCGCCCGATGCGGGCCCCGTTCAGGACGACGGCCCCCATGCCGATGAGGGCCCCTTCCTCCACCACCGCCCCGTGGACCACCGCCCGGTGCCCCACGGTGACCTCTGGCCCGAGGAGGCAGGGGAAGCCGGGGTCCGCGTGCAGCACCGCCCCGTCCTGGACGTTGGTGCCGGGGCCGATCACCACCTTTTCCAGATCCCCCCGCACCACGGCCCCAAACCAAACCGAGGCCCCTTCCCCCACCTCCACCTGGCCCACCACGTAGGCCCCGGGGGCGATGAAGGCCGTGGGGTGGATCCGGGGGGCCTTGTCCTCAAAGCGGAAGGCGCTCAAGGGCCACCTCCAAGAGCCTCAGGTCCTCGGGGAAGGCGAGGAGGGCCCGCGCCTCCTCGGGGCTGAACCAACCCGCCCCCGCCATGCCGGCCTCGAGGCGGGGCTCCCCCTCCCCCCGCATCAGGAACCAGTGCACCTCCCGCTCCACCCCCTTGGGGTTCACGTAGCGGGTGGGGAAGAGGGGGAGGAGGACCGTGGCCCGGATGCCCGTTTCCTCCAGAACCTCCCGCACGGCGGCCTCCTCCAGGCCCTCCCCCGGTTCCGGGTGCCCCTTGGGGAAGACCCAGAAGCCCATGCGGTCCCGGAGGAGGAGGACCTCGCCTTTGGGGTTGAAGACCACGCCGCCCGCCCCCCGAACCGCTCCTTCCATGCCCTTATCCTACCCGTTCGTGGTAGAGTGGGGGGATTGGGTGTGCCCATGGAGATTAGAAACATTGCCATCATTGCCCACGTGGACCACGGCAAGACCACGCTGGTGGACGCCATGCTTCGCCAGGCCAAGGCCCTGGGGAAGGAGGAGGGGGAGCGCATCCTGGACTCCTTTGACCTGGAAAGGGAGCGGGGCATCACCATCCTGGCCAAGAACACCGCGGTGGTCTGGAAGGGCGTGAAGATCAACATCGTGGACACCCCGGGCCACGCGGACTTCGGCGGGGAGGTGGAGCGGGCCCTTTCCCTGGTGGAGGGGGTCCTCCTCCTGGTGGACGCCGCGGAGGGCCCCATGCCCCAGACCCGCTTCGTCCTGCGGAAGGCCCTGGAGGCGGGGCTCAAGCCCATCGTGGTCCTGAACAAGGTGGACAAAAAGGACGCCCGCCCCGACGAGGTCCTCTCCCTCACCTTTGACCTCATGGTGGAGCTTGGGGCCACGGACGAGCAGCTGGACTTCCCCTACCTCTACGCGGTGGGCCGGGAGGGGCGGGCCTGGCGGGAGGCCCCCCGGGAGGACCTGTCCGAGCTCTTCCAGGCCATCCTGGAGCACATCCCCCCGCCCCAGGCGGCGGAGGGCCCTTTCCAGCTCCGGGTGGCCAACCTGGACCACTCCCCCTACCTGGGCCGGGTGGTGGTGGGCCGGGTGGCCCGGGGCCGGGTGCGCAAGGGGGAGACGGTGGCCATCCTGAAGGCAGAGGGCCAGCTCCAGGCCAAGGTGGCCGCGGTCTACACCCACCAGGGCCTGGAGCGCCTGGAGGTGGAGGAGGCCACCCCCGGGGACATCGTGGCCCTGGCGGGGCTGGAGGGGGCGGAGATCGGGGACACGGTGGCGGACCTCGAGGCCCCCGAGGCCCTGCCCCCCCTGCGGGTGGACGAGCCCACCGTGGCCCTCACCCTCACCCCCAACACCTCCCCCTTCGCCGGCCGCGAGGGGCGGTACGTGACCGGGCAGAAGCTAAAGGAGCGCCTGGAGAAGGAGCTCCGCACCAACGTGGCCCTGCAGGTGCTGGAGCTTTCCCCGGAGACCTTTGAGCTTCGGGGCCGGGGGGAGCTCCACCTGGCGGTGCTCCTGGAGACCATGCGCCGGGAGGGGTACGAGTTCAGCGTGGGCCAGCCCCGGGTCCTCTTCAAAGACGGCCTCGAGCCCTACGAGCGCCTCACGGTGGAGGTCCCCGAGGAGCGCCTGGGGCCGGTGATGGAGGCCCTGGGCCGCCGGCGGGCGGAGATGGTGCACATGGAGGTGGGGAGCCGGGTGCGGGCGGAGTTCCTCCTGCCCGCCCGGGCCCTTTTTGGCTTCCGGAGCCTCTTCCTCTCCCTCACCGGGGGGGAGGGCCTCCTGGGCCACACCTTCCACGGCTACGGCCCCCCCGCGGGGCCCATAGAGACCCGCACCACGGGGAGCGCGGTGGCCATGGAGGCCGGGGTGGCCACCGCCTACAGCCTCCACCGCCTCCAGGAGCGGGTGCGGTTTTTCATCCAGCCGGGGACGGAGGTCTACGTGGGCATGATCGTGGGGGAGCACGTGCGGGAGAACGACCTGGAGGTGAACGTCACCACCGCCAAGAAGCTCACCAACATCCGGGCCGCGGGCTCGGACGAGAACATCCGCCTCATCCCCCCGAAGCCCCTCTCCCTGGAGGAGGCCCTGGAGTTCCTAGCCGAGGACGAGCTTTTGGAGGTGACCCCGAAAAGCCTCCGCCTGCGCAAGAAGATCCTGGACCCCAGCGCCCGCAAGCGGGCCGTGGCCCGGTAAAAAAAGCGTGGGGGGCATTCCGCCCCCCACCCGCCTTTTTAGGCCTTACTCCTCTTCCCGCTCCCCGTAGGTTTCCAGGGCTTCCTGCCACGCCTGGCTTACTTCCTTGGCCTGCTCCATGGTGCCCTCCTTAAGCCTAAGGGTAGGGGTGGGGCACGCTGGAG
It encodes:
- the typA gene encoding translational GTPase TypA, which encodes MEIRNIAIIAHVDHGKTTLVDAMLRQAKALGKEEGERILDSFDLERERGITILAKNTAVVWKGVKINIVDTPGHADFGGEVERALSLVEGVLLLVDAAEGPMPQTRFVLRKALEAGLKPIVVLNKVDKKDARPDEVLSLTFDLMVELGATDEQLDFPYLYAVGREGRAWREAPREDLSELFQAILEHIPPPQAAEGPFQLRVANLDHSPYLGRVVVGRVARGRVRKGETVAILKAEGQLQAKVAAVYTHQGLERLEVEEATPGDIVALAGLEGAEIGDTVADLEAPEALPPLRVDEPTVALTLTPNTSPFAGREGRYVTGQKLKERLEKELRTNVALQVLELSPETFELRGRGELHLAVLLETMRREGYEFSVGQPRVLFKDGLEPYERLTVEVPEERLGPVMEALGRRRAEMVHMEVGSRVRAEFLLPARALFGFRSLFLSLTGGEGLLGHTFHGYGPPAGPIETRTTGSAVAMEAGVATAYSLHRLQERVRFFIQPGTEVYVGMIVGEHVRENDLEVNVTTAKKLTNIRAAGSDENIRLIPPKPLSLEEALEFLAEDELLEVTPKSLRLRKKILDPSARKRAVAR
- the folE gene encoding GTP cyclohydrolase I FolE — its product is MERRMVEIEETGLSFVTEVDLERLQALSEEWLRLIGEDPEREGLKKTPERVAKAWAFLTRGYRQSLEEIVNGAIFQAEGSEMVVVKGIEFYSLCEHHMLPFFGQVHIGYIPNRKILGLSKFARIVDMFARRLQVQERLAVQIAEAIQEVLEPQGVGVVVEGVHLCMMMRGVEKQHSRTVTSAMLGVFRESAKTREEFLDHLK
- a CDS encoding NUDIX hydrolase; its protein translation is MEGAVRGAGGVVFNPKGEVLLLRDRMGFWVFPKGHPEPGEGLEEAAVREVLEETGIRATVLLPLFPTRYVNPKGVEREVHWFLMRGEGEPRLEAGMAGAGWFSPEEARALLAFPEDLRLLEVALERLPL
- a CDS encoding gamma carbonic anhydrase family protein translates to MSAFRFEDKAPRIHPTAFIAPGAYVVGQVEVGEGASVWFGAVVRGDLEKVVIGPGTNVQDGAVLHADPGFPCLLGPEVTVGHRAVVHGAVVEEGALIGMGAVVLNGARIGRNAVVGAGAVVPPGMEVPEGQLALGVPARVVKAVPPPENAPRYRALAERYARGLFPVEAPRRYRLTLRGQDALNPFSELHLRLKRQKGLLETLKRAAQGFPLAEEEAKGLLEEGLLTPE